From Magnolia sinica isolate HGM2019 chromosome 13, MsV1, whole genome shotgun sequence, one genomic window encodes:
- the LOC131222969 gene encoding protein phosphatase 1 regulatory inhibitor subunit PPP1R7 homolog, translating into MEEKSDPDHGNLEGGGEVEGDQSTSSNLDLTSFQLHDLEGVELPLTLIELDLTANRLSTIDSRIGLLSQLKKLSLRQNLFDDAGVEMISRWNAISGLQELILRDNKLTKILDVSIFKSLLVFDVSFNEISSLNAISKVSSTLKELYVSKNEVNKMEEFDHLHELQILELGSNRLRVMENLQNLTNLQELWLGRNRIRTVNLCGLKCITKISLQSNRLTSMLGFQDCVALEELYLSHNGILKMEGLSTLLNLRVLDVSSNKITCVSDIENLTRLEDLWLNDNQIASVEGLDSAVSGSKEKLTTIYLEHNPCANLPNYCSTLRQIFPNIQQIDSNVYS; encoded by the exons ATGGAAGAGAAGTCCGATCCGGATCATGGAAATCTCGAAGGAGGAGGAGAGGTCGAAGGCGATCAGTCGACCTCCTCCAATCTCGATCTCACGAGCTTCCAGCTCCACGATCTCGAAGGAGTCGAGCTTCCCCTCACCTTGATTGAGTTGGATTTGACCGCAAACCGCCTCTCCACCATCGATTCTCGGATCGGCCTCCTCTCTCAGCTCAAAAAGCTCTCACTGCGGCAGAATCTCTTTGACGATGCTGGCGTTGAGATGATTTCACGCTGGAATGCGATCTCCGGCCTCCAA GAGCTGATACTCAGGGATAATAAGCTTACAAAAATACTTGACGTTAGTATTTTCAAGAGTCTTCTGGTATTCGATGTATCTTTCAATGAGATATCTTCCTTGAACGCTATATCCAAGGTCTCAAGCACACTCAAGGAACTCTATGTCTCTAAGAATGAAGTGAATAAGATGGAGGAGTTTGATCACTTGCATGAGTTGCAAATTCTTGAACTTGGTTCAAACAGACTGCGG GTGATGGAGAATctgcaaaatttgacaaatttacAAGAGCTGTGGCTGGGGCGGAATCGTATCCGGACTGTGAACCTCTGTGGACTCAAGTGCATCACGAAAATAAGCTTACAGAGCAACCGTTTAACATCTATGTTGGGttttcaa GATTGTGTTGCTCTAGAAGAACTTTATTTGAGTCATAATGGTATTTTGAAGATGGAAGGCTTATCCACCTTATTGAATCTTCGTGTTTTGGATGTTTCTTCAAATAAGATCACGTGTGTGAGCGATATTGAGAACCTGACAAG ATTGGAGGACTTATGGCTTAATGATAACCAAATAGCTTCAGTGGAAGGCCTTGATTCAGCTGTTTCTGGTTCGAAGGAGAAGCTCACAACCATTTATCTGGAGCACAACCCATGT GCAAATTTGCCAAATTATTGTTCTACTCTGCGGCAAATATTTCCAAATATTCAGCAGATTGATTCCAATGTGTACTCATGA